One region of Vallitalea okinawensis genomic DNA includes:
- the ppdK gene encoding pyruvate, phosphate dikinase → MSKKWVYLFNEADASMKNLLGGKGANLAEMTKLGLPIPQGFTVSTEACVNYYDNDKVIAEDIVKQIEDALAETEKITGKKFGDTEKPLLLSVRSGARVSMPGMMDTILNLGLNDVAVEGFANATGNPRFAYDSYRRFIQMFSDVVMEIPKSKFERVLDEIKEKKGVEFDTDLTADDLKDVVAEFKALYKEEKGEDFPQEPQSQLMEAVTAVFRSWDNPRAIVYRRMNDIPGRWGTAVNVQSMVFGNMGDTSGTGVAFTRNPATGENGMYGEYLINAQGEDVVAGIRTPQPISKLEEDMPEVYEQFMSIAGQLENHYRDMQDMEFTIEDKKLYFLQTRNGKRTAAAALKIAVDLVEEGLITEEEAVMKVDPKQLDQLLHPNFDVASLKAAKVVAKGLPASPGAAAGKVFFTAEDAAAAKANGEKRVVLVRLETSPEDIEGMYASEGILTVRGGMTSHAAVVARGMGTCCVCGCGDIKIDEEAKTFTVDGQTVKEGDYISLDGSTGNVYIEDINTVEPEISGDFAKFMAWADKVRTLKVRTNADNPRDAKNAVEFGAEGIGLCRTEHMFFEEDRIAKVRKMILAKDEAERRTYLDELLPLQRGDFAGMYEVLEGKPMTVRLLDPPLHEFLPHEDADIEALAKDMGVTFEDLKAKVESLHEFNPMLGHRGCRLAVTYPEIAEMQARAIAEAAIEVKKSKGYDIVPEIMIPLVGEVKELAYVKSIVVKTVDEVIAAADVALDYTVGTMIEIPRAALTADQIAEEAEFFSFGTNDLTQMTFGFSRDDAGNFLDDYYEKQVFESDPFAKLDQTGVGQLVEMAATKGKATRPDIKLGICGEHGGDPASIEFCYKAGLNYVSCSPFRVPIARLAAAQAVINNR, encoded by the coding sequence ATGAGCAAGAAATGGGTTTATCTATTTAATGAAGCTGACGCATCAATGAAGAACCTTCTTGGTGGTAAAGGTGCTAACTTAGCTGAAATGACAAAACTTGGATTACCAATTCCACAAGGTTTCACTGTATCAACAGAAGCATGTGTAAACTACTATGATAACGATAAGGTGATTGCTGAAGATATCGTTAAACAAATCGAAGATGCTTTAGCAGAAACTGAAAAAATTACAGGTAAGAAATTCGGTGACACTGAGAAGCCATTATTATTATCTGTACGTTCTGGTGCAAGAGTATCTATGCCTGGTATGATGGACACAATCTTAAACTTAGGTTTAAATGATGTAGCAGTTGAAGGTTTTGCTAATGCAACTGGCAACCCAAGATTCGCTTACGATTCATACAGAAGATTCATCCAAATGTTCTCTGACGTTGTTATGGAAATTCCTAAATCTAAATTCGAAAGAGTTTTAGATGAAATCAAAGAGAAAAAAGGTGTTGAATTTGATACAGATTTAACAGCTGATGATTTAAAAGACGTTGTTGCAGAATTCAAAGCTTTATATAAAGAGGAAAAAGGTGAAGACTTCCCTCAAGAACCACAATCTCAATTAATGGAAGCTGTTACAGCTGTATTCCGTTCTTGGGACAACCCACGTGCCATCGTATACAGAAGAATGAACGATATTCCAGGTAGATGGGGTACTGCAGTAAACGTTCAATCTATGGTATTCGGTAACATGGGTGATACGTCTGGTACAGGTGTTGCTTTCACAAGAAACCCTGCAACAGGTGAAAATGGTATGTATGGTGAGTACCTAATCAACGCTCAAGGTGAAGACGTTGTTGCTGGTATCCGTACTCCGCAACCTATCTCTAAATTAGAAGAAGATATGCCAGAAGTTTATGAGCAATTCATGTCTATTGCTGGTCAATTAGAAAATCACTACCGTGATATGCAAGATATGGAGTTCACTATTGAAGATAAGAAATTATACTTCTTACAAACTCGTAATGGTAAAAGAACTGCTGCTGCAGCTTTAAAAATTGCTGTTGATTTAGTAGAAGAAGGTTTAATTACTGAAGAAGAAGCTGTAATGAAAGTTGATCCTAAGCAATTAGATCAATTATTACATCCTAACTTCGATGTTGCTTCTTTAAAAGCTGCAAAAGTTGTTGCTAAAGGTTTACCTGCTTCTCCGGGTGCTGCTGCTGGTAAAGTATTCTTCACTGCTGAAGATGCTGCTGCTGCAAAAGCTAATGGTGAAAAGAGAGTAGTTTTAGTAAGACTTGAAACTTCTCCAGAAGATATTGAAGGTATGTACGCATCAGAAGGTATCTTAACAGTACGTGGTGGTATGACATCTCATGCAGCTGTTGTTGCTCGTGGTATGGGTACTTGTTGTGTATGTGGTTGTGGCGATATCAAAATTGACGAAGAAGCTAAGACTTTCACAGTTGACGGTCAAACAGTTAAAGAAGGCGACTATATTTCATTAGACGGTTCTACTGGTAATGTGTACATTGAAGACATTAATACTGTTGAACCAGAAATTAGTGGTGACTTTGCTAAATTCATGGCTTGGGCTGATAAAGTTAGAACTCTTAAAGTTAGAACAAACGCTGATAACCCAAGAGATGCTAAGAACGCTGTAGAGTTCGGTGCTGAAGGTATCGGTCTTTGCCGTACTGAGCATATGTTCTTTGAAGAAGACAGAATTGCTAAAGTTAGAAAAATGATCTTAGCTAAAGATGAAGCTGAGAGAAGAACTTACCTTGATGAATTACTTCCATTACAAAGAGGCGACTTCGCTGGCATGTATGAAGTATTAGAAGGTAAGCCAATGACAGTACGTCTACTTGACCCACCATTACATGAGTTCTTACCTCATGAAGATGCTGATATCGAAGCATTAGCTAAAGATATGGGTGTAACTTTTGAAGATTTAAAAGCTAAAGTTGAAAGCTTACATGAATTCAACCCAATGCTTGGTCATAGAGGATGTCGTTTAGCAGTAACTTACCCAGAAATCGCTGAAATGCAAGCAAGAGCTATCGCTGAAGCTGCTATTGAAGTGAAAAAATCTAAAGGTTATGATATCGTTCCTGAAATCATGATTCCATTAGTTGGAGAAGTTAAAGAGTTAGCTTACGTTAAATCTATTGTTGTTAAGACTGTAGATGAAGTAATCGCTGCTGCTGACGTTGCATTAGATTACACAGTTGGTACAATGATCGAGATTCCTCGTGCTGCTTTAACAGCTGATCAAATCGCTGAAGAAGCTGAGTTCTTCTCATTTGGTACTAATGACTTAACTCAAATGACATTTGGTTTCTCACGTGATGATGCTGGTAACTTCTTAGATGATTACTATGAGAAGCAAGTATTTGAATCAGATCCATTCGCTAAATTAGACCAAACAGGTGTTGGTCAATTAGTAGAAATGGCTGCTACAAAAGGTAAAGCAACTCGCCCAGACATCAAATTAGGTATCTGTGGTGAGCATGGTGGAGATCCTGCATCAATCGAATTCTGCTACAAAGCTGGATTAAATTATGTATCTTGTTCTCCATTCCGTGTACCAATTGCTCGTTTAGCTGCTGCTCAAGCGGTAATCAACAACAGATAG